In Cellvibrio polysaccharolyticus, a genomic segment contains:
- a CDS encoding 3-dehydroquinate synthase yields MNFIEQSFSIPFTYKVLFTEALFAGDNPLLRDLLAKHHTANIHQKVLFVVDQGVSEQHATLLADIRNYFADATDWSLVADIVVIPGGEIVKNDLTSFDRILDAINEHGIDRHSYVVGLGGGALLDLVGYVAAIAHRGVRHIRIPTTVLSQNDSGVGVKNSINFRGKKNFLGTFAPPLAVINDANFLKSLPQRAWLGGISEAVKVSLIKDRAFFEWIEANATALRNRHSEAMHYLIFRCAELHVRHIGGYGDPFESGSSRPLDFGHWSAHKLEQLSRFEVQHGEAVAMGICLDCVYSRLDGRLSAEDCERVIGVFETLGLAITHPLLKAEGEHSPLVAGLQEFREHLGGRLTIMLLNGLGVAEEVHDMNTDLIRAAAEELQARC; encoded by the coding sequence ATGAATTTTATTGAGCAATCATTTTCCATTCCCTTTACCTACAAAGTGCTTTTTACCGAGGCTTTGTTCGCTGGTGACAATCCGTTATTGCGCGATTTGCTGGCGAAACATCACACCGCCAATATTCACCAGAAAGTATTATTTGTGGTAGACCAGGGTGTATCTGAGCAGCACGCCACGCTGCTGGCCGACATTCGCAACTATTTTGCCGATGCCACCGACTGGTCGCTGGTGGCAGACATAGTCGTGATCCCCGGCGGCGAAATTGTTAAAAATGATCTCACCTCGTTCGATCGCATCCTCGATGCTATTAACGAACATGGCATTGATCGCCACTCTTATGTAGTGGGGCTGGGCGGTGGTGCCTTGCTGGATCTGGTGGGTTATGTGGCGGCGATTGCCCACCGTGGTGTGCGTCATATTCGCATCCCGACCACCGTGCTCTCACAAAATGACTCCGGCGTTGGTGTGAAAAACAGCATCAACTTTCGCGGCAAGAAAAACTTCCTTGGCACCTTTGCACCGCCGCTGGCGGTGATCAACGATGCCAATTTTCTAAAAAGCCTGCCGCAACGTGCCTGGTTGGGTGGAATTTCCGAAGCGGTAAAAGTGTCTTTGATTAAAGACCGCGCATTTTTTGAATGGATTGAAGCCAATGCAACGGCGCTGCGTAATCGCCACAGCGAAGCCATGCATTATCTGATTTTCCGCTGCGCCGAATTACACGTACGCCATATTGGCGGCTACGGCGATCCGTTTGAATCCGGCTCCTCCCGCCCGCTGGATTTTGGCCACTGGAGTGCGCACAAACTTGAGCAGCTGAGCCGCTTTGAAGTACAGCACGGTGAGGCGGTTGCCATGGGCATTTGTCTCGACTGCGTGTATTCCCGTCTGGACGGACGTTTGTCTGCTGAAGATTGTGAGCGGGTTATTGGCGTATTTGAAACCCTCGGCCTCGCCATTACCCATCCTTTGTTAAAAGCAGAAGGTGAGCACAGCCCGCTGGTAGCCGGTTTGCAGGAATTCCGCGAACACCTCGGTGGCCGTTTAACCATTATGTTATTGAACGGGTTGGGCGTAGCCGAAGAAGTGCACGATATGAA
- the eboC gene encoding UbiA-like protein EboC (EboC, a homolog the polyprenyltransferase UbiA, belongs to system of proteins involved in the trafficking of precursor metabolites to an extracytoplasmic compartment so that the biosynthesis of certain natural products, such as scytonemin, can be completed.), translating into MQKVMGYLRLARPANIVTAVSDILAGVAIVGFFGSGFAGNLSLTPVILLCIATVGLYGGGIVFNDVFDRELDQRERPERPIPSGLISAQAASCWGGALLLLGCIFAFLANTTAGVMALLVTASALIYNRWGKHSTWLGPINMGLCRSFNLLLGMSVLPAVMPEFAYLAAVPLVYIAAVTTISRGEVGGSTKAPLFLSAFMYLLVINAIAFFAAQKDQVVALFFLVPFALFIFRPLVRAIARPVGPLIGKAVKAGVLSLILMNAAWVAASGAWPVAIGVALLLPLSLWLARRFAVT; encoded by the coding sequence ATGCAAAAAGTCATGGGTTATTTACGACTGGCTCGCCCGGCCAATATTGTTACCGCCGTGTCAGATATTCTGGCTGGCGTAGCCATTGTCGGTTTTTTTGGTAGCGGTTTTGCCGGCAACCTGTCGCTCACGCCGGTGATCTTACTGTGCATCGCCACGGTGGGTTTGTACGGCGGCGGTATTGTTTTTAACGATGTATTTGACCGCGAGCTGGATCAACGCGAGCGCCCCGAGCGTCCTATCCCCAGCGGCTTGATCAGCGCCCAAGCCGCGTCCTGCTGGGGCGGTGCGCTATTATTGCTGGGTTGTATATTCGCTTTTTTGGCTAATACTACCGCCGGTGTCATGGCCTTACTGGTCACGGCATCTGCGCTCATTTACAACCGCTGGGGCAAACACAGCACCTGGCTTGGGCCCATCAACATGGGGCTGTGCCGTAGCTTTAATTTGTTGCTTGGCATGAGTGTGTTGCCCGCGGTGATGCCGGAATTTGCGTATCTCGCCGCAGTGCCGCTGGTATATATCGCTGCTGTTACCACCATCAGCCGGGGTGAAGTCGGTGGCTCGACCAAAGCGCCGTTGTTCTTATCGGCGTTTATGTACTTGCTGGTGATTAACGCTATCGCCTTTTTTGCCGCGCAAAAAGACCAGGTAGTCGCGCTGTTTTTTCTGGTGCCTTTTGCGCTCTTTATTTTTCGCCCGCTGGTGCGCGCTATTGCCAGGCCTGTTGGGCCGCTCATTGGCAAAGCGGTAAAAGCCGGTGTGTTATCACTGATTTTAATGAACGCTGCTTGGGTGGCAGCTTCCGGAGCCTGGCCTGTGGCCATAGGCGTTGCTTTGTTGCTGCCGCTGTCGTTATGGCTGGCGCGTCGTTTCGCCGTCACCTGA
- a CDS encoding TatD family hydrolase: MCQHLHDPRELGDKLTPDLAPVKGMRFLDPHIHMVSRTTDDYQAMADAGIVAVIEPAFWVGQPRTGIDTFRDYYSSLLGWERFRSSQFGISHFCTLGLNSREANNEPLAEAVLELLPYFIHKEGVVGIGEIGFDDQTPAEDRFYRLQLELAKDAELPVQVHTPHRDKKRGTSRSMDIAIEHGLDPGMVIIDHNNEETVEEVLDRGFWAAFTIYPFTKMGNQRMVEIVKQYGAERIMINSAADWGISDPLAVPKTAALMKLQGISDADIELVTFKNALTAFAQSGQISEEILKQIGVDQSQKFAGNSILRGGQQPRVDKSSIVIS; the protein is encoded by the coding sequence ATGTGTCAACATCTTCACGATCCGCGCGAACTGGGCGACAAATTAACCCCGGACCTGGCCCCTGTTAAAGGTATGCGCTTTCTCGACCCGCATATTCACATGGTATCGCGTACCACTGACGATTATCAGGCCATGGCCGACGCCGGCATTGTTGCGGTTATTGAACCGGCTTTCTGGGTAGGCCAGCCGCGTACCGGCATTGATACTTTCCGCGACTATTACAGCAGTTTGCTCGGCTGGGAGCGTTTTCGCTCTTCGCAATTCGGTATCAGCCATTTTTGTACGCTGGGGTTGAATTCCCGCGAGGCCAACAATGAACCTCTGGCAGAAGCGGTACTCGAATTGTTGCCTTATTTTATTCACAAAGAAGGCGTGGTCGGTATTGGTGAAATTGGTTTTGATGACCAGACGCCGGCAGAAGATCGCTTCTACCGCTTGCAATTGGAATTGGCCAAAGACGCCGAACTGCCGGTTCAGGTGCACACGCCGCACCGCGACAAAAAGCGCGGCACTTCCCGCAGCATGGATATCGCCATCGAACACGGTCTTGACCCTGGCATGGTCATCATTGACCACAACAACGAAGAAACTGTTGAAGAAGTGCTGGACCGTGGTTTCTGGGCAGCCTTTACCATTTATCCTTTCACCAAAATGGGCAACCAGCGCATGGTGGAAATCGTTAAACAATACGGCGCCGAGCGCATCATGATCAACTCGGCAGCCGACTGGGGTATCAGTGACCCGCTGGCAGTGCCAAAAACGGCTGCGTTGATGAAGTTGCAAGGTATCAGCGATGCTGACATCGAGCTGGTGACCTTTAAAAATGCGCTTACTGCCTTTGCACAAAGCGGCCAAATCAGCGAAGAAATTCTCAAGCAAATTGGTGTGGACCAAAGTCAGAAATTTGCCGGTAACAGCATCCTGCGCGGCGGCCAACAGCCTCGTGTTGATAAATCTTCCATCGTTATTTCCTGA
- a CDS encoding EboA domain-containing protein — protein sequence MTSINLTHLQQSIATYLQTHLNAAAWQWLEQRVATIRSNSNPQSLVTAFAQVSRKVNVFIIDDELPENPVNLQMKGWDSICLVRVFLLMQVVSDDRDSYKQQIGNLFRYADMDESVALYVALPVLAYPEEWVHQCTEGLRSNISYVHDAIMQNNPWPARYLPEAAWNQLVLKAFFNEKDMNRVIGLQARNNQELVLALTDYRAERLAAGRPIHPGIEQLIASFKTA from the coding sequence ATGACTTCTATCAATCTGACTCATCTTCAGCAATCCATCGCAACTTATCTGCAAACCCACCTGAACGCTGCTGCCTGGCAATGGCTTGAACAGCGTGTGGCTACGATTCGATCGAACAGTAATCCCCAGTCGTTGGTTACCGCCTTCGCGCAAGTCTCGCGCAAGGTTAACGTGTTTATCATCGACGATGAATTACCGGAAAACCCGGTGAATTTGCAGATGAAAGGCTGGGACAGTATTTGCCTGGTGCGAGTCTTTTTGTTAATGCAGGTGGTCAGTGATGATCGCGACAGCTATAAGCAACAAATCGGCAACCTGTTTCGCTATGCCGATATGGATGAATCTGTGGCGCTTTATGTTGCTTTGCCTGTGCTGGCATACCCCGAAGAGTGGGTTCACCAATGCACTGAAGGTCTGCGTAGCAACATCAGTTACGTGCACGATGCCATTATGCAAAACAACCCCTGGCCAGCCCGTTATCTGCCCGAAGCGGCCTGGAACCAGCTGGTGCTGAAAGCGTTTTTCAATGAAAAAGATATGAACCGGGTGATCGGTTTGCAGGCGCGCAATAATCAGGAACTGGTGTTGGCGTTAACCGATTACCGTGCCGAGCGGCTGGCCGCTGGCCGTCCGATTCATCCTGGCATTGAGCAGTTGATCGCATCCTTTAAAACCGCCTGA
- a CDS encoding pectinesterase family protein: MYKYFLAVVLGSLLTTGCEKAEKNTSVTADTSTAAASSLQADVWPLPASTDNPVDTLISIHFDNAPVLGRGEIYIMDAADDSVADIIQVEGEVDFLGVDPKQLRTVKTRQVRIDGNRVVIQPHQGALAYGKQYYAVVPAEALAAASMNGKAFTGITKSSSWKFSVRDAAPATTSLVVSHNSKGDFYTLQGALNHVMQNTAVDEPVTIDLKNGFYEEILFLRGKNNLTLRGEDREKTVIQYLNNNTLSPGTGSSGLANEAQGGRSVFLIEEADMLTLENLTIKNTTLIGEGGQAETIYFNSPGRLIGKHINLFSEQDTLLVKGYNWFYDSLIAGNVDFIWGASRVSLFENCEIRTLGDSRGTGGGGYILQARSANPEDKGFVFLNSRLTRGEGPLGHDVPDHSAWLARSGGNEGYFDNIAFVNTRVDTHIHPGGWNPSRTANPANPHVHGGWRQYNIMNLAGELLDISDWQLGYTLTDAEYQAEFASRDILFSSWNNGAGWNPQP, from the coding sequence ATGTATAAATATTTTTTAGCAGTTGTTCTTGGAAGTTTGTTAACAACCGGATGCGAAAAAGCAGAAAAAAATACTTCTGTTACGGCGGACACATCAACAGCCGCCGCCTCTTCATTGCAAGCTGACGTCTGGCCGCTGCCAGCCTCTACCGATAATCCTGTGGATACCTTGATCAGTATCCACTTCGATAACGCACCTGTTTTAGGTCGCGGTGAAATTTATATTATGGATGCTGCCGATGATTCGGTTGCAGACATTATTCAGGTTGAGGGTGAAGTGGACTTTCTGGGTGTCGACCCGAAACAGCTGCGCACCGTAAAAACCCGTCAGGTTCGTATTGATGGCAACCGCGTGGTTATTCAACCGCATCAGGGCGCTCTTGCTTATGGCAAGCAATACTACGCCGTAGTACCGGCAGAAGCGCTGGCGGCTGCCAGTATGAATGGCAAGGCGTTCACCGGTATTACCAAATCCTCCAGCTGGAAATTTTCTGTGCGGGATGCAGCACCCGCTACCACCTCTTTGGTCGTAAGTCATAACAGCAAGGGCGATTTTTACACCCTGCAAGGCGCGTTGAACCATGTTATGCAAAACACCGCGGTTGATGAGCCGGTGACTATTGATTTAAAAAACGGCTTCTACGAAGAAATATTATTTTTGCGCGGTAAAAATAACCTCACGTTGCGCGGCGAAGACCGCGAAAAAACCGTTATTCAATATTTGAACAACAACACCCTGAGCCCGGGCACCGGCAGCAGCGGTTTGGCCAACGAGGCACAAGGTGGGCGTAGCGTTTTTCTGATTGAAGAAGCCGATATGCTGACGTTGGAAAATCTCACCATTAAAAACACCACGTTGATTGGCGAAGGTGGCCAGGCAGAAACCATTTATTTCAACAGCCCGGGTCGCCTTATCGGTAAGCACATCAACCTGTTCAGCGAGCAAGACACCTTGCTGGTGAAAGGTTATAACTGGTTTTACGATTCGCTGATTGCCGGCAACGTGGATTTTATCTGGGGCGCCAGCCGGGTTAGCTTGTTTGAAAATTGCGAAATTCGCACCCTGGGAGATTCTCGCGGTACCGGCGGTGGCGGTTACATTTTACAAGCGCGCAGCGCAAACCCGGAGGACAAAGGTTTCGTTTTCCTGAACAGCCGGCTGACGCGCGGTGAAGGGCCATTGGGCCACGATGTGCCTGACCACAGCGCCTGGCTGGCGCGCAGCGGCGGTAATGAGGGGTATTTCGATAACATCGCGTTTGTGAATACCCGGGTAGATACGCATATTCACCCCGGTGGCTGGAATCCATCCCGCACCGCCAACCCTGCAAACCCCCATGTGCACGGTGGCTGGCGGCAATACAACATCATGAACCTCGCGGGTGAACTGCTGGATATCAGTGACTGGCAGCTGGGTTATACCCTTACCGATGCGGAATATCAGGCGGAATTTGCCAGTCGCGACATCCTCTTTTCCAGCTGGAATAACGGCGCAGGTTGGAACCCGCAACCCTGA
- a CDS encoding pectinesterase family protein: MYKSSLSAVALVSLFLAGCGGSSDNKHRSSSSAQSTSQSSVLSSITSSAASSQGASVSSSASLAALHGTAAVGAAITNADVIARCADGSGFIAAVKTTSDGSFSGEVNAAAFPCALNVVGNTPEQTLFSLAQQPGRTNITPWTDLLIASASRLPPAEWFASTDAALILPVLPSELAQLTQRLVAAGYISAASPFDPFSVAFAIGDAHDQTLDKLQDAIIQSALSNYVDLLNRIINGDVSVIPPVVASSSSVSTSSSTASLSSQSSTGGVISSSSLSSQSSTGIIISSSSDASASSLSSDDGNASESSASSDISSESSLSSASSESSASSSVPSDAGPYTDWREIEKAFPGAEGFGAATSGGRGGDVYYVTTLSDSDAPGTLRHAINQTGPRTVLFKVSGYIHLNGNLDIREGDVSILGQTAPGDGITLRGGSLRISQGVENVVIRFIRSRLGVIDGEADSLDGRYLKNIVIDHSSFSWAIDETTSLYASNNVSFQWSLISESLNDAGHGKGEHGYGSNWGGVNASFHHNVMAHHKSRPPRIDGILDKWRERKDYIDVNGVADLRNNIFYNHSTFPPYGAEGRDVQFINNIYKPGPATTADNVKNYIFLASGRRPLYEEDRIYTMHDYDALLAAGTIDPKFLVDGKTSKPVGRVYVDGNLVVGNPHVSANNIEGVRYDDASLKEHIIQYNPFPTLAGEVNTQSAEDAYEWVLAGVGASFARDAVDTRVLLDVKNGTGSVRNGIVNVPDEVGGYPVLNNAPAPLDTDGDGIPDAWEIANGLDHLDANDGWEIFEDRQGNYPEAKGWYTNAEVYWYSLVKHIPGAGFSTNPDDNQWEPIQNPPPGSSSSSSSSSSSSSSSSVSSVASSSASSVPSFDCSNDTGSHYYCDDFSAGLEANWLMRKGTPGGADGTVTIVQENGGSLARFTRNSNGGIVMLADPAALGGVTGADYYVEARLRVTAISGNKQLYLLARYQDDNNWYGAGLNIQNTPSSSRIAVDKIVGGVRQENFLSRFNTSLHPNVWYTVRFSIEGNAITVYLDGVPVISGNNSDLAGKGQIGLFTHNLSFDLDYVKVGSASDVPDRPSQIAISYDKADWHAEANDEPLVVNVTAYGPDGGADNFTVESSDPSVVHAVQQGNTVSLYPLAAGQTQITFISASDASVTQTIAATIDPEFVQPVATYNLDNIAWPAPSSQDNPVDTFLTLTFDSEPGLGVGAIRILDAADDSVVDVINVESEVDFLGVDPQRVRTVKTRQVRVDGNTLTIQPHNGVLQYGKSYYLAMTANAVTDATLDNKTFEGIGRATGWEFSLRDAAPDADTLTVSHAGAADFRTVQGALNHAMQHVAANDPVTIELKNGIYEELLFLRNKHNVTIRGENRENTVIQYLNNDKINPGAGGSGVANSAQGGRSVFLIEGADMLTLENLTIKNTTLIGEGGQAETMYFNSNQRLIAKHINLISEQDTLLVKGYNWFYDSLIAGNVDFIWGGNHVSLFENSEIRTLGDSRGNGGGGYILQARTVNATDKGFVFLNSHLTRGPGPLGHSAADNTAWLARSGGNEGYFDNIAFINTRVDAHIRTSGWNASPPSNPLTPSAAGGWRQYNIMDMAGAPLNIEGWVLGYTLTEAEYQAEFSNRAQILSAWNNGEGWNPQP, translated from the coding sequence ATGTATAAGTCATCACTCAGTGCGGTAGCACTGGTGTCTTTGTTTCTTGCGGGTTGTGGAGGGTCGTCGGATAATAAACACCGGTCTTCTTCATCGGCACAAAGCACCAGCCAGAGCAGCGTACTTTCCAGTATTACCTCATCTGCAGCCTCCAGTCAGGGCGCATCTGTTTCTTCTTCTGCATCGCTTGCTGCTTTACACGGCACAGCAGCGGTGGGTGCTGCCATTACCAATGCTGATGTCATTGCCCGCTGTGCCGATGGCAGTGGTTTTATTGCCGCTGTTAAAACCACGTCGGATGGCTCATTCTCGGGTGAGGTAAATGCTGCTGCATTCCCCTGTGCCTTGAATGTGGTGGGCAATACACCGGAACAAACCTTGTTCAGTTTGGCGCAGCAACCGGGGCGTACCAATATCACGCCATGGACCGATTTATTGATTGCCAGCGCATCGCGGCTGCCGCCAGCCGAGTGGTTTGCCTCGACAGATGCAGCTCTGATATTGCCCGTGTTGCCTTCCGAATTGGCGCAATTAACGCAGCGTTTGGTAGCGGCCGGATATATTTCCGCAGCAAGCCCATTTGATCCTTTCAGTGTGGCATTTGCCATTGGTGATGCTCACGACCAGACACTGGATAAATTGCAAGATGCCATTATCCAATCAGCGTTAAGCAATTATGTTGATCTGCTAAACCGGATTATCAACGGCGATGTTAGTGTGATACCGCCTGTGGTTGCTTCCTCCAGCAGTGTTTCTACCAGTTCGTCTACTGCCTCGCTGAGCAGTCAATCCTCTACCGGTGGGGTTATTTCCAGCTCCTCATTGAGCAGTCAATCCTCCACTGGCATTATCATCTCCAGTTCTTCAGATGCATCTGCGTCGTCGCTATCCAGTGATGATGGCAACGCTTCGGAGTCTTCTGCGAGTAGTGATATTTCCAGCGAGTCGTCGCTCAGCTCGGCATCCAGCGAATCTTCTGCAAGCAGCAGCGTGCCGTCAGACGCCGGGCCCTATACCGATTGGCGTGAAATTGAAAAAGCATTCCCTGGTGCCGAAGGCTTCGGGGCTGCAACCAGCGGTGGTCGTGGTGGCGATGTTTATTACGTAACCACACTAAGTGACTCGGATGCACCCGGCACCTTGAGGCATGCCATTAACCAGACTGGCCCGCGTACTGTCCTGTTCAAAGTAAGCGGTTATATTCACTTGAATGGCAATCTGGATATTCGTGAAGGCGATGTTTCGATTCTCGGACAAACCGCACCAGGCGATGGTATTACTTTGCGTGGTGGCAGTTTGCGTATCAGCCAGGGTGTTGAAAATGTGGTGATTCGTTTTATTCGTTCACGTTTGGGCGTCATTGACGGCGAAGCAGATTCACTGGATGGCCGCTACCTGAAAAACATTGTGATTGACCACAGCAGTTTCAGTTGGGCAATTGACGAAACGACGTCGCTGTATGCCAGCAATAATGTGTCCTTCCAATGGAGTCTTATCAGCGAAAGTCTGAATGATGCCGGACATGGTAAAGGCGAGCATGGTTACGGTTCCAACTGGGGCGGCGTTAACGCCAGTTTTCACCACAACGTCATGGCGCATCACAAAAGTCGTCCGCCACGTATTGACGGCATTCTCGATAAATGGCGTGAGCGCAAGGATTATATTGACGTAAACGGCGTTGCCGACTTGCGTAACAATATTTTCTATAACCATTCCACGTTTCCGCCTTATGGTGCGGAAGGGCGCGATGTGCAATTTATCAATAACATCTACAAACCCGGCCCTGCGACCACTGCTGATAACGTAAAAAATTATATCTTCCTTGCCAGCGGCCGCCGTCCTTTGTATGAAGAAGACCGCATTTACACCATGCATGATTACGATGCATTACTGGCTGCAGGAACCATTGACCCCAAATTTCTGGTTGATGGAAAAACCTCCAAACCGGTCGGGCGTGTCTATGTTGACGGCAACCTGGTCGTAGGTAACCCGCATGTTTCTGCCAATAATATTGAGGGGGTTCGCTACGACGATGCATCCTTAAAAGAACATATTATTCAATACAATCCATTCCCGACCCTTGCGGGTGAAGTGAATACTCAATCGGCTGAAGATGCGTATGAATGGGTATTGGCCGGTGTAGGTGCCAGCTTCGCGCGCGATGCGGTAGATACGCGTGTGTTGCTGGATGTGAAGAATGGCACTGGTAGTGTGCGCAACGGTATTGTGAACGTGCCTGATGAAGTGGGTGGTTATCCGGTGCTGAACAACGCACCTGCACCCTTGGATACCGATGGCGATGGCATTCCCGATGCCTGGGAAATTGCTAACGGGCTTGATCATCTCGATGCCAATGACGGTTGGGAAATATTCGAAGACCGCCAGGGTAATTATCCCGAAGCAAAAGGCTGGTACACCAATGCAGAAGTTTATTGGTACAGCCTGGTAAAACACATTCCCGGCGCCGGCTTTTCTACCAATCCGGATGATAACCAATGGGAGCCGATTCAAAACCCGCCACCGGGCAGTTCATCGTCCAGTAGCAGCTCCTCGTCTTCATCGTCGTCCAGCAGCGTCAGTTCGGTTGCCAGCAGTTCTGCATCTTCTGTTCCTTCATTTGATTGCAGCAACGACACCGGCAGTCACTATTACTGTGATGACTTTTCGGCAGGGCTTGAAGCCAATTGGTTAATGCGCAAGGGCACCCCGGGCGGAGCGGATGGCACTGTAACCATTGTGCAGGAAAATGGCGGATCGCTGGCGCGTTTCACCCGCAACAGCAACGGTGGTATTGTAATGTTGGCTGACCCGGCGGCGCTGGGTGGCGTTACGGGTGCTGATTATTATGTGGAGGCGCGTTTGCGCGTTACCGCTATCTCGGGCAACAAGCAGTTGTATCTACTGGCTCGCTATCAGGATGACAACAATTGGTATGGGGCCGGTTTGAATATTCAAAATACGCCGTCCAGTAGCCGCATCGCTGTGGACAAAATAGTAGGCGGTGTTCGCCAGGAAAATTTCCTGTCCCGCTTTAATACGTCGTTGCATCCCAACGTGTGGTACACGGTGCGTTTCTCCATAGAGGGCAATGCAATCACCGTGTATCTTGATGGCGTACCGGTCATTAGCGGTAACAACAGTGACCTTGCTGGTAAAGGTCAAATCGGTTTGTTTACTCACAATCTGTCGTTTGATTTGGACTATGTGAAAGTAGGGAGTGCGAGTGATGTGCCTGATCGCCCATCGCAAATTGCCATCTCTTACGATAAGGCTGACTGGCACGCGGAAGCCAATGATGAACCGCTGGTGGTGAATGTTACTGCCTATGGTCCGGATGGCGGTGCTGATAATTTTACCGTGGAATCATCAGACCCCTCTGTGGTGCACGCGGTTCAGCAAGGCAACACGGTAAGCCTGTATCCACTGGCTGCCGGTCAGACACAAATTACTTTTATCAGCGCATCGGATGCGTCGGTAACACAAACCATTGCGGCAACGATTGATCCCGAGTTTGTGCAGCCGGTTGCTACTTACAATCTGGATAATATTGCCTGGCCAGCGCCTTCGTCACAGGATAATCCGGTAGACACTTTCCTCACCCTGACGTTTGATAGCGAACCAGGATTGGGTGTGGGTGCCATCCGTATTCTGGATGCGGCGGATGACTCGGTAGTTGATGTCATCAATGTTGAATCGGAAGTGGATTTTCTCGGTGTTGACCCGCAACGGGTGCGCACCGTAAAAACCCGTCAGGTGCGGGTAGATGGTAACACGCTGACTATTCAGCCGCACAACGGTGTGCTGCAGTATGGCAAAAGCTATTACCTTGCCATGACGGCTAATGCCGTGACCGATGCAACCCTGGATAACAAAACCTTTGAAGGTATTGGCCGCGCCACTGGCTGGGAGTTTTCTTTGCGTGATGCCGCTCCTGATGCCGACACACTTACCGTCAGCCACGCCGGTGCAGCTGACTTCCGCACGGTGCAGGGTGCACTCAATCATGCCATGCAACATGTTGCTGCCAATGACCCGGTTACGATTGAGTTGAAAAACGGCATTTATGAAGAGCTGTTATTTTTACGCAATAAACATAACGTGACGATTCGTGGTGAGAACCGGGAAAACACCGTCATTCAATACCTGAACAATGACAAGATTAATCCCGGCGCCGGTGGCAGCGGGGTGGCCAATAGCGCACAGGGTGGTCGCAGTGTATTTTTGATTGAAGGGGCCGACATGTTGACCCTGGAAAATCTCACCATCAAAAATACCACGCTGATCGGCGAGGGCGGTCAGGCAGAAACCATGTACTTCAACAGCAACCAGCGGTTAATCGCCAAACATATCAATTTGATCAGCGAGCAGGACACCTTGCTGGTGAAAGGTTATAACTGGTTTTACGATTCGCTCATTGCGGGTAATGTTGATTTTATCTGGGGCGGCAATCATGTTTCATTGTTTGAAAACTCTGAAATTCGCACCCTGGGGGATTCGCGTGGCAATGGTGGCGGTGGTTATATTTTGCAAGCGCGTACCGTCAATGCTACCGACAAAGGGTTTGTTTTTCTTAACAGCCATTTAACGCGTGGCCCTGGTCCGCTTGGGCACAGCGCTGCCGACAACACCGCCTGGTTGGCACGCAGTGGTGGCAATGAGGGTTACTTTGACAATATTGCTTTTATCAACACCCGGGTTGATGCGCATATTCGCACCAGTGGCTGGAATGCATCACCCCCCTCCAATCCGCTGACACCTTCGGCAGCCGGCGGCTGGCGCCAATACAATATTATGGATATGGCCGGTGCTCCGCTGAATATCGAGGGTTGGGTGTTGGGTTACACCCTGACGGAAGCTGAGTACCAGGCAGAATTTTCCAATCGTGCACAGATTCTGTCGGCATGGAATAACGGTGAGGGTTGGAATCCGCAGCCCTGA